The following are encoded together in the Iodobacter fluviatilis genome:
- a CDS encoding Rid family detoxifying hydrolase — protein sequence MKDIHTSQAPAAIGPYVQAKDIGQLVFTSGQLPINAATGEMPAAAGDQTTQCLANVAAILAEAGLNASHIIKTTVYVKDLNNFGEVNEAYSRFFEGTGSYPARSCVEVARLPKDAMVEIEVIALRS from the coding sequence ATGAAAGATATACATACCAGCCAAGCACCTGCCGCCATCGGCCCTTACGTTCAGGCTAAAGATATCGGCCAGCTCGTATTTACTTCTGGCCAGCTCCCTATCAATGCAGCAACGGGTGAGATGCCTGCTGCGGCAGGCGATCAAACCACGCAGTGCTTGGCTAATGTGGCGGCTATTCTTGCGGAAGCGGGCTTGAATGCATCTCACATTATTAAGACCACGGTGTATGTAAAAGACCTAAATAATTTTGGCGAAGTTAACGAAGCGTATAGCCGCTTCTTTGAAGGCACCGGCAGCTACCCAGCACGTAGCTGTGTAGAAGTAGCGCGTTTGCCTAAAGATGCGATGGTTGAAATTGAAGTGATTGCATTGCGTAGTTAA
- a CDS encoding TolC family protein translates to MAGRSVSLQQQRLGLDEKRLKTGRGTTLNVVRSRGQLAQLQAALPPLEAQRRIAMYRLAELTGHVPEAIEKVLPTTYQQSDCGIYGASSLSDLSDRSEGKTGLRQISRVFEANSWLFNEKMREI, encoded by the coding sequence GTGGCTGGGCGTTCGGTTAGCTTGCAGCAGCAGCGCTTAGGCTTAGATGAAAAACGATTAAAAACAGGTAGGGGAACCACGCTGAATGTGGTGCGTTCACGCGGGCAACTCGCCCAATTGCAAGCCGCCCTACCGCCTTTAGAAGCCCAGCGTCGCATCGCCATGTACCGGCTTGCTGAGCTCACCGGCCATGTTCCTGAAGCCATAGAAAAAGTACTCCCCACCACTTACCAGCAATCAGATTGCGGTATTTATGGCGCTAGCAGCCTGTCGGACTTAAGCGATCGTAGCGAGGGAAAGACCGGTTTGAGACAGATTTCGCGGGTTTTTGAGGCGAATAGCTGGCTATTCAACGAGAAAATGCGTGAAATATGA
- a CDS encoding MarR family transcriptional regulator — MLAEMVGIEAASLIRVVDRLVADPLVLRSEDTQDRRAKN, encoded by the coding sequence GTGCTAGCCGAAATGGTGGGCATTGAAGCGGCTTCTTTAATCCGTGTAGTTGATCGCCTCGTGGCCGATCCATTAGTTTTACGTAGCGAAGACACACAAGATAGGCGTGCCAAAAATTAG